In Rhodobacteraceae bacterium LMO-JJ12, a single window of DNA contains:
- a CDS encoding gamma-glutamylcyclotransferase translates to MTAKTKDKPKIGILAYGSLISDPRLEIEKTRTDIIKDVLTPFSIEFARSSSGRGGAPTLVPVTTGGARVKGQVFVMDTSEADAADILYRREIGKVGEMKRSYTQPSPVTDKSVVVERLTNFAGLDVVLYTQIAATITPLTAEHLAKLAIASVSKANPGLDGVSYLIAAKQHGITTALSPTYEAEILKQTACKTLEDALAKLKR, encoded by the coding sequence ATGACTGCAAAAACAAAAGACAAACCAAAAATCGGAATTCTGGCCTACGGCTCCTTGATTTCAGACCCGAGGCTCGAAATTGAAAAGACTCGCACCGACATCATTAAAGATGTCTTGACGCCTTTCAGCATAGAATTCGCGCGCAGCAGCAGTGGCCGTGGGGGAGCGCCGACCCTTGTTCCAGTTACAACTGGCGGTGCTCGCGTAAAAGGTCAGGTCTTCGTCATGGATACCTCAGAAGCCGACGCAGCCGACATCCTCTATCGCCGTGAAATCGGCAAGGTTGGCGAAATGAAGCGCTCCTATACGCAACCTAGTCCAGTGACTGACAAATCTGTAGTGGTCGAGCGCTTGACCAATTTCGCAGGGCTCGACGTTGTCCTATATACTCAGATCGCCGCTACCATTACTCCTTTGACCGCAGAACACCTTGCCAAACTCGCCATCGCGAGCGTTTCCAAGGCCAATCCTGGTCTCGATGGCGTCAGCTACCTAATAGCCGCGAAACAGCACGGCATCACTACCGCGCTGTCTCCGACCTATGAAGCGGAAATCCTGAAACAGACAGCCTGCAAGACGCTAGAAGACGCCCTTGCCAAACTCAAACGCTAG
- a CDS encoding ssDNA-binding domain-containing protein, which yields MKQDVYQKVTDKIITDLEQGELTWLKPWSAGNMDGRVMKPLRHNGLAYSGINVLMLWGAAMEAGYCSPYWMTYRQAQELGAHVRKGERGNSVVYANTITKTEVQDNGTEEERTIPFMKAYTVFNVEQIEGLPEHYYVKHELVIDPAQRITHAEDFFAATGADVRHGGNQAFYSGGSDHVQMPVFECFRSPEAYYATLAHELTHWTKHPKRLDREFGRKKWGDEGYAREELVAELGAAFLCADLGLTPEPGTDHAAYIQSWLKVLKNDKRAIFSAAAHAQKAADFLHGFQAQSETAEGVAA from the coding sequence GTGAAACAAGACGTTTATCAGAAAGTCACAGACAAGATCATCACTGATCTGGAGCAGGGCGAACTCACATGGCTAAAGCCGTGGAGTGCTGGCAACATGGATGGGCGGGTTATGAAACCCCTGCGCCATAACGGCCTAGCCTATAGCGGCATCAATGTTCTGATGTTGTGGGGCGCGGCGATGGAGGCGGGCTATTGCTCCCCGTACTGGATGACCTACCGCCAAGCCCAAGAGTTGGGCGCACACGTCAGGAAGGGCGAGCGCGGCAATTCCGTTGTCTATGCCAACACCATCACCAAGACCGAAGTGCAGGATAACGGCACGGAGGAAGAGCGTACCATCCCGTTTATGAAGGCTTACACCGTCTTCAATGTGGAGCAGATCGAAGGCTTGCCCGAGCACTACTACGTCAAGCACGAGCTTGTCATTGACCCCGCGCAGCGCATCACCCATGCGGAAGACTTCTTCGCGGCGACAGGTGCGGACGTTCGGCACGGCGGCAATCAGGCTTTCTATAGCGGCGGCAGCGATCATGTGCAGATGCCCGTCTTCGAGTGCTTCCGCAGCCCCGAGGCCTACTATGCGACCTTGGCGCATGAGCTGACGCATTGGACAAAGCACCCCAAGCGCCTTGATCGAGAATTCGGGCGCAAGAAATGGGGCGATGAAGGCTACGCCCGCGAAGAGCTGGTTGCCGAACTCGGCGCGGCATTCCTTTGTGCCGATCTTGGCCTCACCCCCGAGCCTGGCACAGATCATGCCGCCTATATCCAGAGCTGGCTGAAGGTTCTGAAGAACGACAAGCGGGCGATCTTCTCGGCAGCCGCCCACGCCCAGAAGGCTGCGGATTTTCTGCATGGCTTCCAAGCCCAGAGCGAAACAGCAGAAGGAGTCGCCGCGTAA
- a CDS encoding ATP-binding protein has product MAYLIPRTIHDIQEMKERGDSEGATLEFKSSRLFEQKNDKVFETLSREVTALANAIGGALIIGVEEDGEKRISEIVPIQDTAKDEEWLENGLLSRISPSLQLSIERIEAEGGHLLILDVPASRNAPHQAADKRYYSRRLFRVDPLLSYEVDDIRRRVSSSSTGPSLSLMFEGGGVSFSIKNDALGDVFDVSIQIDKIENSVIAQQWTPGLDRPYTEPFKIIHSGETRNFLGVGFEFLKKHLDDRMDVSLIYFDGEGKQHEKTYTYYLKDFHSTFRLKSPNEDVLDQGVERLENIERSLKELSRSLKTIQDSAFHPTGLNFSKTTLETLSTKANVKWPGQFLTFQALAEILEVDFEVALKVQHEIFGASHLAGGTNQPLEEIDLPEEVKERIRQRLILPG; this is encoded by the coding sequence ATGGCGTATCTAATACCGCGCACAATTCACGACATTCAGGAAATGAAAGAGCGCGGCGATTCTGAGGGCGCAACACTGGAATTTAAGTCATCGCGCCTCTTCGAGCAAAAGAATGACAAGGTATTCGAAACTCTTTCACGAGAAGTGACCGCGCTAGCGAACGCAATAGGTGGAGCTCTCATCATTGGGGTTGAAGAGGATGGGGAAAAGCGGATTTCAGAAATCGTACCGATTCAAGACACAGCTAAGGATGAAGAGTGGCTTGAGAACGGCCTATTGTCTCGGATTTCGCCAAGCCTTCAGCTTTCAATTGAGCGTATCGAGGCAGAAGGTGGGCATCTTCTAATACTTGATGTACCCGCGTCGCGTAACGCTCCACATCAGGCTGCTGACAAACGATACTACTCGCGACGCCTTTTCCGGGTCGACCCTCTTCTCTCCTACGAGGTTGATGACATCCGCCGAAGGGTTTCCAGTTCGTCGACAGGTCCCAGCCTATCGCTTATGTTCGAGGGTGGAGGAGTGTCATTCTCAATCAAAAATGATGCACTGGGCGATGTCTTTGATGTTTCAATTCAGATTGACAAGATCGAGAATTCAGTCATCGCGCAGCAATGGACGCCAGGATTGGATCGCCCCTACACGGAGCCCTTTAAAATAATCCACTCAGGTGAAACGAGAAATTTTTTGGGGGTAGGCTTCGAATTTCTGAAAAAGCATCTCGATGATCGAATGGATGTAAGTCTCATATACTTTGACGGAGAGGGCAAGCAACACGAGAAAACCTACACTTACTATTTGAAGGATTTTCATAGCACCTTCAGGCTAAAGTCTCCCAATGAAGATGTTCTGGACCAGGGCGTCGAGCGTCTGGAAAACATCGAGAGAAGTCTGAAGGAATTGTCGCGTAGCCTTAAGACGATTCAGGATAGTGCGTTTCATCCCACTGGCCTGAACTTCTCCAAAACCACATTGGAAACTCTGTCAACCAAAGCAAACGTCAAGTGGCCAGGACAATTTCTGACTTTTCAGGCTCTGGCTGAAATCTTGGAGGTTGACTTTGAAGTGGCACTAAAAGTTCAACACGAGATATTTGGCGCTTCTCACCTCGCTGGTGGAACAAACCAGCCGTTAGAGGAAATTGACCTTCCAGAAGAAGTTAAAGAGCGCATTCGACAACGCCTTATCTTGCCCGGATAA